Proteins from a genomic interval of Rhodococcoides fascians A25f:
- a CDS encoding TetR/AcrR family transcriptional regulator has translation MARNPLRRSELADAGLRLLAAEGARGLTHRAIDEEAAVPKGTASNYFKTRADVIAGLIERIGERLAPDAEVHEPLAAQPPSPDLFGAYIRDIVARLLANSDVTLALFELRLEASRRPEIREMLGSWQRSNFSADVEFNLAAGLPGGRKEVALFHYAIDGLLLDRLTYPIDPNTSTDEVVDALVAGLLHP, from the coding sequence ATGGCTCGCAACCCGCTCCGACGCTCCGAACTGGCCGACGCCGGACTTCGCCTGCTCGCAGCGGAAGGAGCGCGCGGACTGACCCACCGCGCGATCGACGAGGAAGCAGCTGTGCCCAAGGGAACGGCATCGAACTATTTCAAGACCCGCGCCGACGTCATTGCCGGATTGATCGAGCGGATCGGCGAGAGACTCGCACCCGACGCGGAGGTCCACGAACCACTCGCCGCGCAACCTCCCAGCCCCGACCTGTTCGGCGCGTACATCCGCGACATCGTCGCCCGACTGCTCGCGAACAGCGACGTGACACTCGCCTTGTTCGAGTTGCGGCTCGAGGCATCGAGACGACCGGAGATCAGGGAGATGCTCGGCAGCTGGCAGCGCTCGAACTTCTCTGCCGACGTCGAATTCAACCTCGCCGCAGGATTACCCGGGGGTCGCAAGGAAGTCGCACTCTTCCACTACGCGATCGACGGACTTCTGCTCGACCGCCTGACCTACCCGATCGATCCGAACACCTCGACGGACGAGGTTGTCGACGCCCTGGTTGCGGGCCTCCTGCACCCCTGA
- a CDS encoding dihydrofolate reductase family protein, whose amino-acid sequence MRELVYYVAVSLDGYIAAPDDSFADFPMHGDHIDMILREYTDTIPTLGLRATGLTPDLSRFDTVLMGWNTYKAGGIHPPEGPYGHLKQYVFSRKHSGVEAAVTLTDEDPVAVVRKLKSERGSGIWLAGGGMLASAVAGEIDRLILKVNPILLGSGKRLFAERAYSPIRSRLVASTPFESGVVVNEYTVDR is encoded by the coding sequence ATGCGTGAACTGGTCTATTACGTCGCCGTCAGTCTCGACGGCTACATCGCTGCCCCCGACGACTCCTTCGCCGACTTCCCGATGCACGGCGACCACATCGACATGATTCTGCGTGAGTACACCGACACCATTCCGACGCTGGGACTTCGGGCGACGGGACTGACCCCCGACCTGAGTCGTTTCGACACCGTGCTCATGGGGTGGAACACGTACAAGGCCGGTGGAATCCATCCCCCGGAGGGTCCGTACGGCCACCTGAAGCAGTACGTTTTCTCGCGCAAACACTCGGGCGTGGAAGCGGCCGTGACTCTCACCGATGAAGATCCCGTAGCGGTCGTGCGAAAGCTGAAGAGCGAGAGGGGGAGTGGGATCTGGCTGGCAGGTGGAGGGATGTTGGCGTCGGCTGTCGCGGGCGAAATTGACAGGCTGATCCTCAAGGTGAACCCGATCCTCCTCGGCTCGGGTAAGCGTCTCTTCGCCGAGCGTGCGTACTCACCGATCCGAAGTCGCCTCGTGGCCAGTACCCCCTTCGAGTCCGGCGTGGTGGTGAACGAGTACACGGTCGATCGATGA
- a CDS encoding GntR family transcriptional regulator, producing the protein MIAYRIDRQSGIPTYVQLILQTKQALRLGSLTVGDKLPTAKDVVTALAINPNTVLKAYRELEREGLVEPRTGSGTFVVASLAKPGMAERSALENELSRWIRHCLAAGLDRPDLEAIVTAALDTHFDRPERDGS; encoded by the coding sequence GTGATCGCTTACCGTATCGATCGTCAGTCCGGCATCCCCACATATGTCCAACTGATACTGCAGACCAAACAGGCCCTGCGCCTCGGATCACTCACTGTCGGCGACAAGCTCCCGACGGCAAAAGACGTGGTCACGGCGCTCGCCATCAACCCGAACACCGTGCTCAAGGCCTACCGCGAACTCGAGCGAGAAGGCCTGGTCGAACCACGGACCGGATCGGGAACCTTCGTCGTCGCCTCCCTGGCGAAACCCGGCATGGCCGAACGATCGGCTCTCGAGAACGAACTGAGCCGCTGGATTCGCCATTGCCTGGCAGCAGGACTGGACAGACCGGACCTCGAGGCCATCGTCACCGCTGCCCTCGACACCCACTTCGACCGACCGGAAAGAGACGGATCATGA
- a CDS encoding helix-turn-helix transcriptional regulator has translation MPKETSPHSLDSALTLRRVVRQHRIVEWLSSAATPLTSPELAQRLRVSVRTVERDLARLRESGVPIDAASGVHGGSRLASVAGPRPVRLTVPEIAALIASLAALGPTETDSAASAMSALIDALTIH, from the coding sequence GTGCCCAAGGAGACCTCGCCCCACTCGCTCGACAGCGCCCTCACCCTGCGTCGCGTCGTGCGCCAGCACCGGATCGTCGAGTGGCTGAGTTCGGCAGCGACGCCGCTGACCTCACCCGAACTTGCGCAGCGATTGCGAGTGAGCGTGCGCACGGTCGAGCGCGATCTCGCCCGATTGCGTGAATCCGGCGTACCCATCGATGCGGCCTCGGGTGTGCACGGCGGATCACGGCTGGCGAGTGTGGCCGGTCCACGTCCTGTGCGTCTGACCGTCCCGGAGATAGCAGCCCTCATCGCCAGTCTCGCCGCCCTGGGACCCACCGAAACCGACAGTGCCGCATCGGCAATGAGCGCACTCATCGATGCCCTGACCATCCACTGA